In Streptomyces sp. NBC_00878, a single window of DNA contains:
- the bioB gene encoding biotin synthase BioB translates to MDLLNTLVDKGLRRELPTRDEALAVLATSDDEILDVVAAAGKVRRQWFGRRVKLNYLVNLKSGLCPEDCSYCSQRLGSKAGILKYTWLKPDQASEAAAAGLAGGAKRVCLVASGRGPTDRDVDRVSDTIKAIKDQNEGVEVCACLGLLSDGQAERLREAGADAYNHNLNTSESTYGDITTTHTYADRVDTVQKAHAAGLSACSGLIAGMGESDDDLVDVVYSLRALDPDSVPVNFLIPVEGTPLAKEWNLTPQRCLRILAMVRFVCPDVEVRIAGGREVHLRTMQPLALHLANSIFLGDYLTTEGQAGKADLDMIADAGFEVEGTGQVTLPEHRVTAGGGCGSHAEAGCGSHADAGCGSHEGGGCGPCGSTAQEQAPAATRAPEPVRVPETARASEARTDLVTVRRRGAGTDLAPNA, encoded by the coding sequence ATGGACCTGCTGAACACGCTGGTGGACAAGGGGCTTCGGCGCGAGCTGCCGACCCGCGACGAGGCGCTGGCCGTACTGGCCACCTCCGACGACGAAATCCTCGATGTGGTGGCCGCGGCCGGCAAGGTACGCCGACAGTGGTTCGGCCGACGGGTGAAACTCAACTACCTGGTCAACCTGAAGTCGGGCCTGTGCCCGGAGGACTGCTCGTACTGCTCGCAGCGGCTCGGCTCCAAGGCCGGGATCCTGAAGTACACGTGGCTGAAACCCGACCAGGCTTCCGAGGCCGCGGCGGCCGGGCTCGCGGGCGGCGCGAAGCGGGTCTGCCTGGTGGCGAGCGGACGCGGTCCCACCGACCGGGACGTGGACCGGGTCTCGGACACCATCAAGGCGATCAAGGACCAGAACGAGGGCGTCGAGGTGTGCGCCTGCCTGGGACTTCTCTCCGACGGCCAGGCAGAGCGGCTGCGCGAGGCGGGCGCGGACGCCTACAACCACAACCTCAACACGTCCGAGTCGACATACGGGGACATCACGACCACCCACACGTACGCCGACCGCGTCGACACGGTCCAGAAGGCGCATGCCGCGGGCCTGTCCGCCTGCTCGGGGCTGATCGCGGGCATGGGCGAGAGCGACGATGACCTCGTCGACGTCGTCTACTCGCTGCGCGCCCTCGACCCGGACTCGGTGCCGGTCAACTTCCTGATCCCGGTCGAGGGCACCCCGCTCGCCAAGGAGTGGAACCTCACACCGCAGCGCTGTCTGCGGATCCTCGCGATGGTCCGGTTCGTGTGCCCCGACGTGGAGGTGCGGATCGCGGGTGGCCGCGAGGTCCATCTGCGCACGATGCAGCCGCTCGCCCTGCACCTGGCCAACTCGATCTTCCTCGGCGACTACCTGACCACCGAGGGCCAGGCCGGCAAGGCCGACCTGGACATGATCGCGGACGCCGGGTTCGAGGTGGAGGGCACGGGCCAGGTGACGCTTCCTGAGCACCGGGTCACCGCGGGCGGCGGCTGCGGTTCCCACGCCGAGGCCGGGTGCGGCTCGCACGCGGACGCCGGATGCGGCTCGCACGAGGGCGGCGGCTGCGGCCCCTGCGGCTCGACCGCCCAGGAACAGGCCCCAGCGGCGACGCGTGCCCCCGAGCCAGTACGGGTCCCCGAGACGGCGCGCGCCTCCGAGGCCCGTACGGACCTGGTCACGGTACGCCGCCGTGGTGCCGGAACGGACCTCGCGCCCAATGCCTGA
- a CDS encoding 8-amino-7-oxononanoate synthase — MSGSPFEWMDEQARARRRAGLVRTLRPRPADSPLLDLAGNDYLGLARHPEVTRAAASAALAWGAGATGSRLVSGTTELHAELEHELAEFCGFESALVFSSGYAANLAAVTSLAPHGSLVVSDAGNHASLIDGCRLARGTTQVVAHADPDAVRKALGTHAGPAVVVSDTVFSVDGDAAPLAGLAAACREAGAALLVDDAHGLGVLGDGGRGAPHAVGLAGAPDVVTTVTLSKSLGSQGGAVLGPAHVIDHLVNAARTFIFDTGLAPAAAGAALAALRLLRGEPGRAARARAVATTLHERLTAEGLEAVRPDAAVVSVRAPSPEQAVRWAADCREAGLAVGCFRPPSVPDGISRLRLTARADLTDGQLDRAVRVIIEARR, encoded by the coding sequence ATGTCGGGATCGCCCTTCGAGTGGATGGACGAGCAGGCGCGGGCGCGCCGCCGGGCCGGACTCGTCCGCACCCTGCGTCCCCGCCCCGCCGACTCCCCGCTCCTCGATCTCGCCGGCAACGACTATCTGGGCCTGGCCAGGCACCCCGAGGTCACTCGGGCCGCCGCGAGTGCCGCGCTGGCCTGGGGCGCCGGTGCCACCGGCTCGCGGCTGGTCAGCGGCACCACGGAACTGCACGCGGAACTCGAACACGAACTGGCCGAATTCTGCGGTTTCGAGTCCGCGCTGGTCTTCTCCTCGGGGTATGCCGCCAACCTCGCCGCGGTCACCTCGCTGGCGCCGCACGGCTCCCTCGTCGTCTCCGACGCGGGCAACCACGCCTCGCTGATCGACGGCTGCCGTCTCGCGCGCGGCACCACCCAGGTCGTCGCGCACGCCGACCCCGACGCCGTGCGCAAGGCGCTGGGCACGCATGCCGGACCCGCCGTCGTCGTCTCCGACACGGTCTTCTCGGTGGACGGCGACGCGGCCCCGCTTGCCGGACTCGCCGCCGCCTGCCGGGAGGCCGGCGCCGCCCTGCTCGTGGACGACGCGCACGGTCTCGGCGTACTCGGCGACGGCGGCCGGGGCGCGCCGCACGCGGTGGGCCTCGCGGGCGCGCCGGACGTGGTCACGACCGTCACGCTGTCGAAGTCGCTGGGCAGCCAGGGCGGCGCGGTCCTCGGACCGGCCCACGTCATCGACCATCTGGTCAACGCGGCCCGTACCTTCATCTTCGACACGGGTCTGGCTCCCGCGGCGGCGGGTGCGGCCCTCGCGGCCCTGCGTCTGCTGCGCGGGGAACCGGGACGGGCCGCACGCGCGCGTGCGGTGGCGACCACCCTGCACGAACGGCTGACGGCCGAGGGTCTCGAAGCCGTCCGGCCGGACGCCGCCGTCGTGTCCGTGCGCGCACCCTCCCCGGAGCAGGCCGTGCGCTGGGCCGCGGACTGCCGCGAGGCGGGTCTCGCCGTCGGCTGCTTCCGTCCCCCGTCGGTGCCGGACGGCATCTCACGGCTGCGGCTCACCGCCCGCGCGGACCTCACCGACGGGCAGCTCGACCGTGCCGTACGCGTGATCATCGAAGCGCGGCGATAA
- a CDS encoding DUF397 domain-containing protein yields MPTPLPRSLPSSTRLHGVRWQRSSRSTGMNNCVETARPGSGPWTGLLAVRDSKNTSGPALLFAPAAWEGFIAALR; encoded by the coding sequence ATGCCCACCCCCCTGCCTCGGTCCCTACCTTCGAGCACCCGTCTGCACGGTGTGCGGTGGCAGCGCAGCAGCCGCAGCACGGGAATGAACAACTGCGTCGAGACGGCCCGTCCAGGCTCCGGTCCATGGACCGGACTGCTCGCGGTGCGCGACTCGAAGAACACGTCGGGTCCCGCCCTGCTCTTCGCCCCCGCAGCCTGGGAGGGCTTTATCGCCGCGCTTCGATGA
- a CDS encoding helix-turn-helix transcriptional regulator, translating to MQYGPAVRRRKLGAELRALRARAGLKSGEAARLVGWHQSKVSRIETGRSGVKPADVERLLDAYGVQDAELRELLVVLAGSDDRGRHHWWHAYRGLLPSTYSDFISLESQASVMRTLENSVVPGLLQTPEYAREVTRAAVDGAPDGKVDALVEVRLARQDVLRSNRPLRLSAVLDEAVLRRTVGGPGVMTRQLDRLREAAHLPHVRIQVLPFGVGAHVGVTGPFVIFSFPNTSDLDVVVLDHLTSSLYLERKEDLQAYSEAFESLQVHALSPEETLDFIAGVAHGA from the coding sequence ATGCAGTACGGTCCCGCTGTGCGTCGCCGGAAACTCGGCGCCGAACTGCGCGCCCTGCGGGCCCGTGCGGGCCTCAAGAGCGGCGAGGCGGCCCGGCTCGTCGGCTGGCACCAGTCGAAGGTGAGCCGGATCGAGACCGGCCGCAGCGGAGTCAAACCGGCGGACGTGGAGCGCCTCCTCGACGCGTACGGCGTACAGGACGCGGAGCTGCGCGAGTTGCTCGTGGTGCTGGCGGGTTCCGACGACCGCGGCCGGCACCACTGGTGGCATGCCTACCGGGGTCTTCTGCCGTCCACGTACAGCGACTTCATCAGCCTGGAGTCGCAGGCCAGCGTGATGCGCACGCTGGAGAACTCCGTCGTGCCGGGGCTCCTGCAGACGCCGGAGTACGCCCGCGAGGTGACCCGGGCGGCCGTGGACGGGGCGCCGGACGGCAAGGTGGACGCGCTGGTGGAGGTGCGCCTCGCCCGCCAGGACGTGCTGCGGTCGAATCGGCCATTACGGCTGAGTGCGGTTCTGGACGAGGCGGTGTTACGTCGGACGGTCGGTGGACCGGGCGTCATGACACGGCAGTTGGACCGGCTCCGGGAGGCCGCACACCTCCCCCACGTGCGGATTCAGGTGCTGCCGTTCGGAGTTGGGGCCCACGTCGGCGTGACCGGACCTTTCGTTATCTTCTCATTTCCGAACACATCTGATCTGGATGTGGTTGTTCTCGACCACTTGACGAGTAGCCTCTACCTCGAACGGAAAGAAGACCTCCAGGCCTACAGCGAGGCCTTCGAATCCCTTCAAGTCCACGCCCTTTCGCCCGAGGAAACGTTGGATTTCATCGCCGGTGTAGCTCACGGCGCATAA
- a CDS encoding ATP-binding protein, translated as MADHQEASVTLPSDPASVYAARTYVMNVLAEWGLPSDTEAADTVRLIVSELATNAVQHTFGQSPTFTVDIELDRDERLRIGVTDSHPRFPKRLPAAVQQDNGRGMVIVRWLTAECGGKLTVRPTREGGKTVSIMLPWTAPVQPVRAD; from the coding sequence ATGGCAGACCACCAGGAAGCATCCGTCACTCTGCCGAGCGATCCCGCCTCGGTCTACGCCGCCCGCACATACGTCATGAACGTGCTGGCCGAATGGGGACTACCGTCCGACACGGAGGCCGCCGACACGGTCCGGCTCATCGTCTCGGAGCTCGCCACCAACGCCGTACAGCACACGTTCGGACAGTCGCCCACCTTCACGGTGGACATCGAACTCGACCGCGACGAACGCCTGCGCATCGGCGTGACCGACAGCCACCCCCGCTTCCCGAAACGTTTGCCCGCGGCCGTCCAACAGGACAACGGGCGCGGCATGGTGATCGTCCGCTGGCTGACTGCCGAGTGCGGCGGCAAGCTGACGGTCCGGCCCACCAGAGAGGGCGGCAAGACGGTTTCGATCATGCTGCCCTGGACGGCACCGGTACAGCCCGTGAGAGCCGACTGA
- a CDS encoding LysR family transcriptional regulator — protein MYDPTRLAALVAVAEAGSITRAAERLGYTPPALSQQLAKLEREAGTALLVRHHRGTRLTGAGELLVARARRVLDELERARLELARLAGLSGGTLRVGTFQTAGIHLLPPVLSAFRRAHPDVELTVADYEPPAGIAAVAAGEVDLALTHAYEPSAPVSLPASVSAEPVLVEELVLVTAPGHVLTSGSSRLPLTELAGQPLISMAPDHPARQGLEAVLTRTGAVPSLLVTTPGYALVCALASAGLGVAVVPEMVARTAATPVGMRLLEPGDLRRTILVVHRTDEAAPAVDAFRALLRGAFGRASQYN, from the coding sequence TTGTACGACCCGACACGGCTCGCGGCGCTCGTGGCGGTCGCGGAGGCGGGTTCGATCACCCGGGCCGCCGAGCGTCTCGGGTACACGCCGCCCGCGCTCTCGCAACAGCTCGCCAAGCTGGAGAGGGAGGCCGGCACGGCACTGCTCGTACGCCATCACCGCGGGACCCGGCTGACGGGTGCGGGTGAGTTGCTCGTGGCGCGGGCGCGCCGGGTGCTGGACGAGCTGGAGCGGGCGCGGCTCGAACTGGCGCGTCTGGCGGGCCTGTCCGGCGGGACGCTGCGGGTCGGCACCTTCCAGACGGCCGGGATCCATCTGCTGCCTCCGGTGCTCAGCGCGTTCCGCCGGGCGCATCCCGACGTGGAGCTGACCGTCGCGGACTACGAACCCCCGGCCGGTATCGCCGCGGTGGCCGCGGGCGAGGTCGATCTGGCGCTGACGCATGCCTACGAGCCTTCGGCACCGGTGTCGCTGCCCGCGAGTGTGTCCGCGGAGCCGGTGCTGGTCGAGGAGCTGGTGCTCGTGACCGCGCCCGGGCACGTCCTCACGAGCGGTTCGTCACGGCTGCCGCTGACGGAGCTGGCCGGGCAGCCGCTCATCAGCATGGCGCCGGACCATCCGGCCCGGCAGGGCCTGGAGGCCGTACTCACCCGGACCGGGGCCGTTCCGTCGCTCCTCGTCACGACACCCGGCTATGCCCTGGTGTGTGCGCTGGCGAGTGCGGGCCTCGGAGTCGCGGTGGTGCCGGAGATGGTGGCCAGGACGGCGGCCACCCCGGTGGGAATGCGACTGTTGGAACCCGGAGACCTGCGGCGCACGATCCTGGTCGTCCACCGCACCGACGAGGCGGCTCCGGCGGTAGACGCCTTCCGGGCTCTGCTGCGGGGCGCCTTCGGACGTGCCTCGCAGTACAACTGA
- a CDS encoding LysE family translocator yields the protein MDAQLIAFSGVAAGMVAMPGADFTVVVRNALVSRRAGVACALGITAALLLHTTLAVAGVAAVLAAVPALFRALQLLGGAYVLHLGVRTLRSLRERRTTVDDDGPVMSGSRALRQGFVTNVLNPKVPITFMSLLPQFVPDGSPAMPRTLWLALIVVALALLWFPVVALLVDRLGRWLRRPRTARAIVAGTGTVLTLLGVGLVLEPLLA from the coding sequence ATGGACGCACAGCTCATCGCCTTCAGCGGAGTCGCCGCGGGCATGGTCGCCATGCCGGGTGCCGACTTCACCGTCGTCGTACGCAACGCCCTGGTCTCCCGCCGGGCCGGTGTCGCGTGCGCGCTCGGGATCACCGCGGCGCTGCTCCTCCACACCACCCTCGCCGTCGCAGGGGTCGCCGCGGTCCTGGCAGCCGTGCCCGCGCTCTTCCGCGCGCTCCAGCTGCTCGGCGGGGCGTACGTCCTCCATCTCGGCGTACGCACCCTGCGGTCGCTTCGCGAGCGGCGTACAACCGTGGACGACGACGGGCCGGTGATGTCGGGGAGCCGGGCGCTGCGCCAGGGCTTCGTCACCAACGTCCTCAACCCGAAGGTGCCGATCACCTTCATGAGCCTGCTGCCGCAGTTCGTGCCCGACGGGAGTCCGGCGATGCCCCGGACGCTGTGGCTCGCGCTGATCGTGGTCGCGCTCGCCCTGCTCTGGTTCCCGGTGGTCGCGCTGCTCGTGGACCGGCTCGGCCGGTGGCTGCGCAGACCGCGTACGGCCCGGGCCATCGTGGCCGGCACCGGCACCGTGCTCACCCTGCTCGGCGTCGGACTCGTCCTCGAACCGCTGCTGGCCTGA
- a CDS encoding DUF6328 family protein, giving the protein MGDLHHQEERDETRLERADRNFNELLQELRVTQTGVQILFAFLLTLAFTARFPSLDSFQRATYVVTLLLSVVTAALFTAPAALHRRLFRQGAKPQVVKASSLLAQAGLGALSLGLSGSVLLVVDVATNRAGGIAAGAATLVVCAGLWALLPYLVKRSVGD; this is encoded by the coding sequence ATGGGCGACCTTCATCACCAAGAGGAGCGCGACGAGACACGGCTCGAACGCGCCGACCGCAACTTCAACGAACTGCTCCAGGAACTGCGGGTCACGCAGACCGGCGTGCAGATCCTCTTCGCCTTCCTGCTGACCCTCGCGTTCACCGCGCGCTTTCCCTCCCTGGATTCGTTCCAGCGCGCCACGTACGTCGTCACGCTGCTGCTGTCGGTAGTGACCGCGGCGCTCTTCACGGCCCCCGCCGCGCTGCATCGCCGGCTGTTCCGGCAGGGCGCCAAGCCCCAGGTCGTGAAGGCCTCCTCGCTGCTGGCCCAGGCCGGGCTCGGCGCGCTCTCGCTCGGCCTCTCCGGTTCGGTCCTGCTCGTCGTGGACGTGGCGACGAACCGGGCGGGCGGCATCGCGGCCGGCGCCGCCACCCTGGTCGTATGCGCCGGGCTGTGGGCCCTCCTGCCCTACCTGGTCAAACGCTCCGTCGGCGACTAG
- a CDS encoding C40 family peptidase has product MTALNRVPSLFSRAGTASALTIAAVGGGIVAPGFTSGAEAATPATKALQVAASKKGSAYKFGAAGPKRFDCSGLTLYSFKKAGKSLPRTAAAQYNRTKHISASTRKQGDLVFFHSGRNVYHVGIYAGKGRIWHSPKTGDVVKLQKIWTKSVWYGRVR; this is encoded by the coding sequence ATGACTGCGCTCAATCGTGTCCCGTCGCTGTTCAGCAGGGCCGGTACCGCATCGGCTCTCACCATCGCCGCCGTCGGCGGCGGCATCGTGGCCCCCGGCTTCACGTCCGGCGCGGAAGCGGCCACACCCGCGACGAAGGCACTCCAGGTGGCGGCCTCCAAGAAGGGCTCCGCTTACAAGTTCGGAGCCGCGGGGCCCAAGCGCTTCGACTGCTCGGGCCTCACGCTCTACTCGTTCAAGAAGGCGGGCAAGTCCCTGCCGCGTACGGCAGCTGCCCAGTACAACAGGACGAAGCACATCTCCGCTTCCACCCGTAAGCAGGGAGACCTGGTCTTCTTCCACTCGGGCCGGAACGTCTACCACGTCGGCATCTACGCCGGGAAGGGACGGATCTGGCACTCCCCGAAGACCGGGGACGTGGTGAAGCTGCAGAAGATCTGGACGAAGAGCGTCTGGTACGGCCGGGTCAGGTGA
- a CDS encoding ATP-dependent Clp protease proteolytic subunit, which produces MARPSARYVLPEFTERNSSGSRTMDPYSKLLEERIVFLGTPIDDVSANDVMAQFMHLEYQAPDRDISLYINSPGGSFSAMTAVYDTMRFVSCEVETICLGQAGSAAAVLLAAGTPGKRYSLPGARVLIHQPSFSEPVQGQASDLVIQADELMRTREQLEEMLARHTGQSRERIGADIERDKILDAPAALEYGLIDRIVPSRKSTQRAPGAR; this is translated from the coding sequence ATGGCCCGACCGTCCGCCCGCTATGTCCTGCCCGAGTTCACCGAACGCAACAGTTCGGGGAGCCGGACCATGGACCCGTACTCCAAGCTCCTGGAAGAGCGGATCGTGTTTCTCGGGACGCCAATCGACGACGTCTCGGCGAACGACGTGATGGCGCAGTTCATGCACCTCGAGTACCAGGCGCCCGACAGGGACATTTCGCTCTACATCAATTCTCCCGGCGGCTCCTTCAGCGCGATGACGGCCGTCTACGACACGATGCGGTTCGTCAGCTGCGAGGTGGAGACCATCTGCCTGGGGCAGGCCGGGTCCGCCGCGGCGGTGCTGCTCGCGGCCGGCACACCGGGCAAGCGGTACTCGCTGCCGGGCGCCCGCGTGCTCATCCACCAGCCCTCGTTCTCCGAGCCCGTCCAGGGGCAGGCCTCCGACCTGGTCATTCAGGCCGACGAACTGATGCGTACCCGCGAGCAGTTGGAGGAGATGCTCGCCCGGCACACCGGCCAAAGCCGGGAGCGGATCGGTGCCGACATCGAGCGGGACAAGATCCTGGACGCGCCGGCGGCGTTGGAGTACGGACTGATCGACCGGATCGTCCCGAGCCGGAAGTCCACCCAGCGCGCACCCGGCGCGAGGTGA
- a CDS encoding carbohydrate ABC transporter permease → MTTTPRATAVPRPPAPRDADAGQPVTPRRQKRRSGIHTPFWFLLPAVAVYAFVIVWPSLRGGVYAFTDWNGITPDWHWVGLDNFSDVLADRGARAALLNTVVLAALVTVFQNVLGLLLALGVNTMVKSRYVLRVVFFAPVVLTPLVAGYVWSYLLSPEGTVNAVLRGIGLSSLAHDWLGDPGTALYAIAAEIIWQSAGYSMVIYLAGLQAIPSEILEAATIDGAGVWRRFRSVVLPLLNGAVVINVMLCLIGSLKQFDQVLAMTDGGPGTATETISTTIYKNAFALGEFPLSIALSVVMTVLIACLAAIQYRLTLRKAS, encoded by the coding sequence GTGACCACAACCCCCAGGGCCACAGCCGTTCCACGCCCTCCCGCGCCCCGCGACGCCGATGCCGGGCAGCCGGTCACGCCAAGGCGACAGAAGCGCCGCTCGGGCATTCACACCCCGTTCTGGTTCCTGCTTCCCGCCGTAGCCGTCTACGCGTTCGTCATCGTGTGGCCCAGCCTGCGCGGCGGCGTATACGCCTTCACCGACTGGAACGGCATCACGCCCGACTGGCACTGGGTCGGCCTCGACAACTTCTCGGATGTGCTGGCCGATCGCGGAGCCAGGGCCGCACTGCTCAACACGGTGGTACTCGCCGCCTTGGTGACGGTCTTTCAGAACGTGTTGGGGCTTCTCCTCGCCCTGGGCGTGAACACCATGGTCAAAAGCCGCTACGTGCTTCGCGTGGTGTTCTTCGCCCCCGTTGTCCTCACGCCGCTGGTCGCCGGATACGTATGGAGCTATCTCCTGTCTCCGGAGGGCACCGTCAATGCCGTCCTGCGCGGTATCGGCCTTTCCTCGCTCGCCCACGACTGGCTCGGTGACCCGGGCACAGCGCTCTATGCCATCGCGGCCGAGATCATCTGGCAGTCGGCCGGATATTCCATGGTCATCTATCTCGCCGGTCTGCAAGCCATCCCCAGCGAGATCCTGGAGGCCGCCACCATCGACGGCGCCGGAGTCTGGCGCCGCTTTCGCAGTGTGGTTCTGCCGCTGCTCAACGGCGCCGTCGTCATCAACGTGATGCTGTGCCTCATCGGCAGCCTCAAACAGTTCGACCAGGTACTCGCCATGACCGACGGCGGCCCGGGCACAGCCACCGAGACCATTTCCACGACGATCTACAAGAACGCCTTCGCGCTCGGCGAATTCCCGCTCTCGATCGCGCTGTCCGTCGTCATGACCGTGCTCATCGCGTGTCTGGCCGCGATTCAGTACCGGCTGACCCTCAGAAAGGCCTCGTGA
- a CDS encoding carbohydrate ABC transporter permease: protein MHGRYSWRTSLREGALLLFAVVYVMPLVSLLSVALRKEGSGASALTLDWPPTFDNFGEAWTEAHLGAALTNSVVVAVCSVALIVPIASLAAYPLARVTRAWSRAAFVFLVGGLLIPGQLALLPLYTTMRDLGLLGSLWAVVLINVGGQIPFSVFLYTLFLRELPTDYEEAALLDGCGPLRSFVRVIFPLLRPITGTVIILNTVGIWNEFFTPLLYLSGSGTVTAPVAIYGFVSQFVSQWELVFAALLMSVVPVLVVYFALQKYVIKGFAGGLKG, encoded by the coding sequence ATGCACGGCCGTTACTCATGGCGCACTTCGCTGCGCGAGGGCGCGCTGCTCCTGTTCGCCGTCGTATACGTCATGCCTCTGGTGAGCCTGCTGAGCGTGGCTCTGCGCAAGGAGGGCAGCGGTGCGAGCGCGCTCACACTCGACTGGCCGCCCACGTTCGACAACTTCGGTGAGGCCTGGACGGAGGCTCACCTCGGGGCGGCCCTCACCAACAGCGTCGTGGTCGCGGTGTGCAGCGTCGCGCTCATCGTCCCGATCGCGTCGCTGGCCGCCTATCCGCTCGCCCGGGTCACCCGCGCCTGGTCACGTGCCGCGTTCGTGTTCCTGGTCGGCGGACTGCTCATCCCAGGGCAACTCGCCCTTCTCCCGCTCTACACGACGATGCGCGACCTGGGCCTGCTGGGATCACTGTGGGCGGTCGTCCTCATCAACGTCGGCGGCCAGATCCCGTTCTCCGTGTTCCTCTACACCCTGTTCCTGCGTGAATTGCCCACCGACTACGAGGAGGCGGCTCTGCTCGACGGCTGTGGGCCGCTGCGGTCCTTCGTGCGCGTGATCTTCCCGCTCCTGCGGCCGATCACCGGCACCGTGATCATCCTCAACACCGTCGGCATCTGGAACGAGTTCTTCACCCCACTGCTCTATCTGTCCGGCAGCGGAACAGTCACCGCGCCCGTCGCCATCTACGGCTTCGTCAGTCAGTTCGTGTCCCAGTGGGAGCTCGTCTTCGCCGCGCTCCTGATGAGCGTGGTCCCCGTTCTGGTCGTCTATTTCGCGCTTCAGAAATACGTCATCAAGGGCTTCGCCGGCGGACTGAAGGGATAG
- a CDS encoding ABC transporter substrate-binding protein — MVTSIAAVLATVIGTASCSTMDTVEGDNVLTLVASGEDPARAVIAEFEKANPGIRVRAVFTEDDGAYSQQIRTQLAAGTAPDVFRIWPGNGGSVSVGALSEQGLLSPLTGAPWEKKLTEGQRTVSADADGNLVALPVTIGGIGAIWNDQALADTGLTKPTTWSELLKLCADARRQGKVALALGQKDSWVGQLVPYALSASLVYGRDPGFAERQQQGRADFQDSAWRQTLNKYLSLRDHDCFNDSPNGTGYDEQMAMVGTGKALGAVHVTQAVGAAKEKATKGTTFSLSPLPATDDPGQTRVPVAVGISYAVNAKAHRPELARKFIDFLATEQAQATYAKVSGNAPALPSPDFKEDAVSGPVLAAQRDGRSTGYPDQSWPSPKIQQEMLIGLQELMSGAVDSGDLLRRMDDVYRRTR, encoded by the coding sequence ATGGTGACCTCGATCGCAGCCGTACTGGCGACGGTGATCGGCACCGCGTCCTGTTCCACCATGGATACCGTCGAGGGGGACAACGTCCTGACCCTCGTCGCCAGCGGTGAGGATCCGGCCCGGGCCGTGATCGCCGAGTTCGAGAAGGCCAATCCCGGCATTCGCGTCCGCGCCGTATTCACCGAGGACGACGGCGCCTACTCCCAGCAGATCCGCACCCAGCTCGCCGCGGGCACCGCCCCCGATGTGTTCCGCATCTGGCCGGGCAACGGCGGCTCGGTATCCGTCGGCGCCCTCTCCGAGCAAGGCCTGCTGAGCCCGCTGACCGGTGCACCGTGGGAGAAGAAGCTCACGGAGGGCCAGCGCACGGTGTCTGCCGACGCGGACGGGAACCTCGTGGCCCTGCCCGTCACCATCGGCGGCATCGGGGCCATCTGGAACGACCAGGCCCTCGCCGACACCGGACTCACCAAGCCGACGACCTGGAGCGAGCTCCTGAAACTCTGCGCCGACGCCCGCCGCCAGGGCAAAGTCGCCCTGGCACTCGGACAGAAGGACTCCTGGGTCGGCCAACTCGTTCCGTACGCCCTGTCCGCGAGCCTCGTCTACGGTCGTGACCCCGGTTTCGCGGAACGTCAACAACAGGGGCGCGCCGACTTCCAGGACTCCGCATGGCGGCAGACCTTGAACAAATACCTGTCCCTGCGCGACCACGATTGCTTCAACGACAGTCCCAACGGCACCGGTTACGACGAACAGATGGCCATGGTGGGCACCGGAAAGGCACTGGGCGCGGTCCATGTCACCCAGGCCGTCGGTGCCGCGAAGGAAAAGGCGACGAAGGGCACCACGTTCTCCCTCTCCCCGCTTCCGGCGACCGATGACCCGGGGCAGACGCGTGTCCCTGTCGCCGTCGGTATCTCGTACGCCGTCAACGCCAAGGCGCACCGGCCGGAACTGGCACGGAAGTTCATCGATTTTCTGGCCACGGAGCAGGCGCAGGCGACCTACGCCAAGGTGTCGGGCAACGCTCCGGCCCTGCCCTCGCCCGACTTCAAGGAGGATGCCGTGAGCGGCCCGGTCCTGGCCGCTCAGCGCGACGGCCGGTCGACTGGATACCCGGACCAGAGCTGGCCGAGCCCCAAGATCCAGCAGGAGATGCTGATCGGCCTGCAGGAACTCATGAGCGGAGCGGTCGACTCCGGGGATCTGCTTCGGCGGATGGACGACGTGTACAGACGTACACGGTGA
- a CDS encoding type II toxin-antitoxin system Phd/YefM family antitoxin, with the protein MAYEIPVTQARAELADLINRVVYGAERVVVTRHGKPLVALVSAADLERLEKLDAAIDAAAEESVVSAVSSVREVASASRERQRFGIAAEHRGPGAS; encoded by the coding sequence ATGGCCTACGAGATTCCGGTGACGCAAGCCAGGGCTGAGCTCGCCGACCTGATCAACCGGGTGGTGTACGGCGCTGAGCGCGTCGTCGTGACGCGGCACGGGAAGCCGCTCGTCGCCCTGGTGTCCGCGGCTGACCTGGAACGACTGGAGAAACTCGACGCGGCGATCGATGCGGCGGCGGAGGAGTCGGTGGTCAGTGCGGTGTCCAGTGTCCGTGAGGTTGCTTCCGCTTCGCGGGAACGGCAGCGGTTTGGGATTGCGGCGGAGCACCGGGGGCCGGGGGCGTCTTAG